The Pyrococcus kukulkanii genome contains a region encoding:
- the vapB gene encoding type II toxin-antitoxin system VapB family antitoxin, which translates to MVNYMTSVVISIRVPPELKKEMDELRGEINWSEEIREFIKKRIEEEKKRRALERFIDVVKTLPEAPRGTAKNLVREDRDSH; encoded by the coding sequence ATGGTGAATTACATGACTTCTGTTGTCATAAGCATTCGAGTTCCACCGGAGCTAAAAAAGGAAATGGATGAGCTTAGGGGAGAAATTAACTGGAGTGAAGAGATAAGGGAGTTCATAAAAAAGAGGATAGAAGAGGAGAAGAAGCGGAGAGCTCTTGAAAGGTTCATAGATGTAGTAAAGACGCTTCCCGAGGCCCCCAGGGGAACGGCAAAAAACCTCGTGAGGGAGGATCGTGATAGTCATTGA
- the purM gene encoding phosphoribosylformylglycinamidine cyclo-ligase: protein MLTYAQAGVDEEKTSRALKHIIDAARRTFKFRRGKLGEPGEIGHYAALLDFGSFYLAMTTDGVGTKVLVAEAVGKFDTIGIDMIAMNVNDLICVGAEPVALVDYFAIREPKDEVFEQVAKGLYRGAEEAGIAIVGGETAVMPDLINGYDLAGTAIGIVEKDKVITGEKIRPGDIVIGISSSGIHSNGLTLARKLLIPKYGLDYEYEGRKLWEWLLEPTRIYVKPVLELLKRVEVHGLAHITGGGLLNLKRLTNYGFRLRMPPITGIFKLIHENGVPLEEMFRVFNMGVGFIVVVPQEEGEEALEVLNRYYESWELGVVTRGGNIVVENYGIAF from the coding sequence AATAGATGCGGCAAGAAGAACGTTCAAGTTCAGGCGGGGAAAATTAGGGGAGCCGGGAGAGATAGGGCACTACGCGGCGTTGCTGGACTTCGGCAGCTTTTACCTGGCGATGACCACGGATGGTGTCGGGACTAAAGTTCTAGTCGCTGAAGCCGTTGGGAAGTTCGATACGATAGGAATAGACATGATAGCGATGAACGTCAACGATCTGATCTGCGTTGGTGCGGAGCCTGTAGCGTTAGTTGACTACTTCGCCATAAGGGAACCTAAAGATGAGGTATTCGAGCAAGTAGCTAAAGGCCTTTACAGGGGGGCTGAAGAGGCAGGAATAGCGATAGTTGGTGGGGAAACCGCGGTGATGCCTGACTTGATCAACGGCTATGACCTGGCAGGGACTGCGATCGGGATAGTCGAGAAGGACAAGGTAATAACGGGAGAGAAGATAAGGCCTGGGGACATAGTGATTGGCATTTCCAGCTCGGGAATTCACTCCAACGGTTTGACCCTCGCCAGGAAGCTTCTAATCCCAAAGTACGGCCTCGACTACGAGTACGAGGGGAGGAAGCTTTGGGAGTGGCTACTTGAGCCTACAAGAATTTACGTTAAGCCAGTCCTTGAGCTACTAAAGAGGGTTGAGGTTCACGGGCTGGCCCACATCACGGGCGGAGGGTTGTTAAACCTCAAAAGGCTGACCAACTATGGATTCAGGCTTAGAATGCCTCCAATTACCGGAATCTTCAAGTTAATACACGAGAACGGCGTTCCCCTCGAGGAGATGTTCAGGGTCTTCAACATGGGCGTTGGCTTCATCGTTGTGGTTCCCCAGGAGGAAGGGGAAGAGGCACTTGAAGTCCTCAATAGGTACTACGAGAGCTGGGAGCTTGGGGTCGTGACGAGGGGAGGGAACATAGTGGTTGAGAATTACGGAATAGCTTTTTAA
- a CDS encoding DUF1616 domain-containing protein, with protein MGEAKGLWRYWDLITVIALSLILDLIIFVAPDSFIRKVLGLVFVLFLPGYVFITALFPERKELDNLERLALSFGLSIAIVPLIGLALNYTPWGIRLVPILVSLTVFNVAFALVGMYRRRNAINPWIPWVTLEDIKRELEWEEASRLDKALTVILIIAIIASIGTLVYVVTHPKPGEAFTEFYILGPKGKAADYPTELFVNETGKVIIGIVNHEHRNVTYYVEIWLVNLTYNFTTNETIIHEMYLMDRFNVTLPHVPVNIEGNWTPQFEMNYTFKIDKPGRWQVWFLLFKDREPPIPESCLKGGNCLGEKWRILEAINGTIQSLKLNVKVEKV; from the coding sequence ATGGGAGAGGCCAAGGGGCTCTGGAGGTACTGGGATCTAATAACTGTCATCGCGCTCTCGCTGATCCTTGATCTAATAATTTTTGTTGCTCCGGACAGCTTTATTCGGAAAGTCCTGGGCCTAGTTTTTGTTCTGTTTCTCCCAGGATACGTCTTTATAACTGCACTCTTTCCAGAGAGGAAGGAGCTCGACAACTTAGAAAGGCTGGCATTAAGCTTTGGGCTGAGCATAGCTATAGTTCCCCTGATAGGGCTTGCCCTGAACTACACGCCCTGGGGGATAAGGCTGGTTCCCATACTGGTGAGTCTAACCGTGTTTAACGTTGCCTTTGCGCTCGTTGGAATGTACAGGAGGAGGAACGCCATAAATCCGTGGATCCCCTGGGTGACCTTAGAGGATATAAAGAGGGAGCTCGAGTGGGAGGAAGCTAGCAGGTTGGATAAGGCCCTGACGGTTATCCTAATAATAGCGATAATTGCATCTATTGGAACCTTGGTCTATGTGGTTACCCACCCGAAGCCCGGGGAGGCCTTTACGGAGTTCTACATCTTAGGCCCCAAGGGGAAGGCTGCTGACTATCCGACGGAGCTCTTCGTTAACGAGACCGGTAAAGTCATTATTGGGATAGTTAACCACGAGCACAGGAACGTGACCTATTACGTTGAGATATGGCTGGTGAACTTAACCTACAACTTCACGACCAACGAGACTATAATCCATGAGATGTACCTCATGGACAGGTTCAACGTTACCCTTCCCCATGTTCCTGTGAACATAGAGGGCAACTGGACGCCCCAGTTCGAGATGAACTACACCTTTAAGATAGACAAGCCTGGAAGGTGGCAGGTTTGGTTCCTGCTGTTCAAGGATAGGGAACCGCCAATTCCCGAGAGTTGTCTTAAGGGAGGGAACTGCTTAGGGGAGAAGTGGAGGATACTTGAGGCCATAAACGGGACGATACAAAGCTTAAAGTTAAACGTGAAGGTTGAGAAGGTTTAG